The window GTCGCTGACTCCAGTACGCCGGGAACGCCCTCCGCGCACGCTCTGCTGCCCGGATCGTTACACAACAGTTGTCGTTCTTGACGAGGGGCGTTGGAGCGGTCTAATCTCGGGCACCATGCTTCGGGCCGGCGATGGTCCGCCGGGAGCCGTCTCCGCATCAGCACGGGGCGTCCCGGGTACAGGACTCGCATCATCGCCGACGCCCCGACCGCCCGCAGCCACTGCGCGGGTGGTCGGGAGCGTGGCGCGCGGCGCACCCCGGAGACATGCCGCGATGCCGGGTCGAGCACTCCGGGGCCCCTCCAGGAGAGACGACACATGTCGGAACCCCGCACCGAACGCACCACGACCCTGACCCCGCCGAACGGCGTCGCGACCGCACCACCTGGCTCCACGCCACCGGCACCCGCCGTGGCGCGCGAGGGCCTCATCGCCCGCCTCGGCATCCCGCACCCGCTGCGGTGGGGCTTCCTCGGCGTCCTCGTCTTCATGACGGGCGACGGCATCGAGTCGAACTTCATCGCTCCGCACATCGCCGCGGCGCTCGGCTCCGGTGGCACGGACAGTGCAGCGATGGTCATCGGCATCTACGGCGTCGCGGTCCTGGTGGCGTCGTACTTCGCCGGTGTGCTCTCCGAGCTGTGGGGGCCCCGCCGCGTCATGACGATCGGCGCCGTCCTGTGGGTGGTGTTCCAGGTCGCGTTCCTCGCGGCACTGCCCACCGGGTCGGTCGGACTCATCGCCCTGACGTACTTCCTGCGCGGACTCGGGTTCCCGCTGTTCGCCTTCTCGTTCCTCTGCTGGGTGAACCACACCGTCGCACGTGAGCGGAACGCCACCGCCGTCGGCTGGTTCTACGTCGTCTTCACCGGTGGCCTGCCGACGCTCGGCTCGCTCATCGCGATCGGCAGCATCCCCGCGTTCGGCGGCGGCCACACGGGGGAGACGTGGTCGATGGCCCTGTCACTCGTGCTGGTCGTGGCCGGCTGGGTGATCGTCCGGTTCGGTGTCCACGAGCCCACCGGACTCGGCCGCATCGCTCCGCGCTCGCACTCCGCCGCTCGGGTCATCGCCAGCGGCATCGAGGTCTGCATCACACGGCCCAAGGTCCTGCTCGCCGTCCTGATCCGGCTCGTCAACACGGCGCCCGAGTTCGGCATGTTCGTGATCATGCCGGCGATCATCGGCACCGAGCTCGGGTGGGGCCAGTCGAAGTGGCTGACGATGACGGTGATCGTCTACGCCGGCAACATCCTGTTCAACGCCTTCTTCGGCGCCCTCGGCGACCGCATCGGCTGGATCCGCACCGTCAAGTGGTTCGGCATCGGCGCCTCGGCGATCGGACTGCTGGCCTGGTGGTACGTCCCGCACCTGGTGCCCGCCGGTTCCGAGTGGGGCTTCTGGCTCGCCACCGCCGCTGGGACGGTCTTCGGCATCATGCTCGCCGGGTTCACGCCGATGGGTGCGATCGTCCCCGCCTTCGCCGGCGAGGAGCGCCGCGGCGCCGCGATGGCCATGTACGCGACGGCGGCCGGCGGTGCGACCTTCCTCGGCAACGCCGTGGTCAGCGCCGTCCTGCCGTGGGGTGGGCCCGGCGGCGTGGTCTGGACGTTCGTCGGGCTCTACGTCCTCGCCTTCGTGGTGCTCTCGTTCCTCAGGGTGCCGAAGGAAGCGGTGGCCGCCGGGCACTGAGGCACGACACGCCCGGCGGGTGCTGGTAGAGTCGGTGATTGACTTCGGCGAGGGCCGCGACAGCGGCCGTGATCGACGCGGTGGGAGACCCGGCCCAGCAGGGAACGTTCCTCACGCGTGCACGCGTTCGAGTTGCAACACCACAGACCCCCACGATGCCGGACCGCCGGTGTCGACCCCCGAGACCAGGAGGCACCATGGCCGACTACACGAAGCTCGCAGCGGACGTCCGCACCAAGTTCGGCAAGGGTGCAGCGCGCAAGCTCCGCGCCGCCGACAAGATCCCCGCGGTCGTCTACGGCCACGGCACCGAGCCGAAGCACATCTCGCTGCCCGGTCACGAGACCATGCTGCTCGTCCGTACCGCCAACGCGGTCGTCGACCTCGACATCGAGGGTGCTGCCCAGCTCGCCCTCGTCAAGGACGTCCAGCGTGACCCGGTGCGCCAGATCATCGAGCACATCGACCTCGTGGTCCTCCGCCGTGGCGAGAAGGTCACGGTCGACGTGCCCGTCGTCGTCGAGGGCGAGTCCTTCTCCGGCACGATCCACGTGCAGGACCTGAACACCGTCTCCCTGCTGGTCCTCGCGACCGACATCCCGGAGCACGTCGTCGTCGACGTCGAGGGCCTCGAGGACGGCAAGCAGATCGTCGCGTCCGAGCTGACCCTCCCTGAGGGCGCCGAGCTCGAGACCGACCCCGAGGCACTCGTCGTGCAGATCGTCACCCCGCGTGGCACCGCCGACGACGACGCTGCGGACGAGGCCTCGGCCGAGGCCGGCGCCGAAGCCGGTGCCGAGGGCGGCTCCGAGCCCGTCTCCGAGTAACACCCCTTCGAAGGCATCTGGTCGACGCTGTGGCGGATCGAACACTGGTCGTGGTCGGACTCGGGAACCCCGGGCCCGACTACGCCGGCAACCGCCACAACGTCGGCCAGATGGTCCTCGACGAACTCGCGTCCCGCATGGGCGCGACGTTCAAGAAGCACAAGACGCCGAACCAGGTCGCCGAAGGGCGCCTGGTGCCCGGCGGCCCGCGGTTCGTGCTGGCGAAGCCCGGCTCGTTCATGAACACGTCGGGCGGCCCGGTGTCGTCGGTGCTCGGGTTCTACAGCGCCACCCCGGCCGACCTGGTCGTCGTGCACGACGAACTCGACCTGCCGTTCGACACCGTCCGGCTCAAGGGCAGCGGTGGGCACGGCGGCCACAACGGCCTCCGCGACATCATCAAGGCGACCGGCACGAACGAGTTCTCGCGCGTGCGGGTCGGCATCGGTCGCCCGCCCGGCCGTCAGGACCCGGCCGACTACGTGCTGCGTGACTTCTCCGCAGCCGAGAAGAAGTCGCTGCCGATCCTGCTGGCCGACGCCGCGGACGCGGTCGAGGCGATCGCCGAGCTCGGGCTCGTCGCCGCGCAGCAGCGCGTGCACGCGCCGTCCTGACGGCACCGGCCGATCCCGGCCGTGTTCGCCCGTCGCGCACCACGCGGGCGGTGTCGGTGGGGGCCGGTACCATCTCCTGAGTGACGATCTCGGGCATCATCCCTGCGCTCTCGCGCGCCTCCGCGTTCGATCGCGTGCTCCGTGCCGCGCCTCGTGACGCCGACTTCTCGGTCGTCGACGGCCTGCGGGTCCCGCTGCTCGGGGCGCTGATCGCCGAACGGAACGGCCCGCAGTGCGTGCTCGTCATCACGGCGACCGGGCGTGAGGCCGAATCCGTCCGCGACGCCCTCGGCAGCTACGTCCCCGACGCCGACGTCCTCGAGTTCCCGGCGTGGGAGACCCTGCCGCACGAACGCCTCAGCCCGAGTGCGCAGACCGTCGGCACCCGGATCGCGACCCTGCGGCGACTCGCGTCGTGGTCCGCCGCCGACGTCGCCGACCGCCGCACCACCATCGTGGTGGCGAGCGTCCGCGCCGCCCTGCAGCCGATCGCGGCCAACCTGACCTCGCTCGCACCCGTCCTGCTCCGGACCGACTCGCGCGGCAACGACCTGGCAGCGATCGCCGCGAAGCTCGTCGACATGGCATACGCCCGGGTCGACCTCGTCACCCGGCGTGGTGAGTTCGCGGTGCGCGGCGGCATCCTCGACGTCTTCCCGCCCACGGCCGACCACCCCGTCCGCGTCGACTTCTTCGGCGACGAGATCGAGGCGATCAAGGCGTTCTCCGTCGCCGATCAGCGCACCACCGAGGACGACCTCGGCTCGGTCGAGCTCACCGCCTCGCGCGAACTCCTCCTCAGCGACGACGTCCGGCAGCGGGCGCGCGAGATGCTCCACGAGTTCCCCAACCTGTCGCAGATGCTCGCGAAGATCGCCGAGGGGATCCCGGTCGAGGGCATGGAGTCCCTCGCCCCGGCGCTCGTGCAGGACCTCGTGCCGATGACGTCGTACCTGCCCGAGACCGCCACCATCGCGGTGTTCTCGCCCGAGCGGGTGAACGGCCGCGCCAACAGCCTGGCCGAGACGAACACCGAGTTCCTGCAGGCCGCCTGGAGCGCCGCGGTCGCCGGGGCGCAGGCACCCATCGACCTCGACGCCGGCAACTTCCTGACGGTGCAGCAGCTCAAGAACACCCGTGGGCAGCGCACCTGGTGGACGGTGTCGCCGTTCGACTCCGGGCTCGACGAAGGCGACACCGCGCGCGTGCTCACCGACGCCGAGGCGGCAGCCGAGGCCGGGGAGTACATCCGCGTCCGCGCCGAGGCGGTGCCGAGCTTCGCGGGCAGTGCCGACGGCGCGATCGCGCACGTCAAGGCGCTCACCGATGACGGGTGGGCGGTCGTGGTGACCGCCCAGGGCCAGGGACTGGTCGAACGGGCGGTGCAGGTCCTCGCCGACGCCGGCGTCGCAGCCCGTGCCGAAGCCCTGCCCGCGCCTCCCGAGCCGGGTGTCGCCATCGTCACGACCGCCACCGTCGAGCACGGCTTCGCCATCCCGGATCCGCGCATCGTCGTCCTCAGCGAGGCGGAGTTCTACGGCCGGAGCGTCCAGCAGGGCGCGCGCACCGTCAAGAAGCTGGCGAGCCGCCGCAAGAACGTGGTCGACCCGCTGCAGCTCAAGCCGGGCGACGTCGTCGTGCACGCGACGCACGGCATCGGCAAGTTCGTCGAGCTCGTCAGCCGCGAGGTCTCCAGCGGCGGCCGCAACGCGGTGAAGACGCAGCGCGAGTACCTCGTGCTCGAGTACGCGCCGTCGAAGCGGAACTACCCGGGCGACAAGCTCTTCGTGCCGACCGACCAGCTCGACCAGCTGTCGCGGTACGTCGGTGGCGAGTCCCCGACCCTGTCGAAGATGGGCGGCTCGGACTGGTCGGCCGCCAAGTCGAAGGCCCGCAAGGCCGTCCGCGACATCGCCGTCGACCTGGTCAAGCTGTACTCGGCGCGGATGGCGTCGAAGGGGCACGCCTTCGGGCCGGACACCCCGTGGCAGCGCGAGCTGGAAGAGGCCTTCCCGTTCGCCGAGACCGCCGACCAGCTCACCACGATCGACGAGATCAAGCGCGACATGGAGCGGCCGATCCCGATGGACCGCCTGCTCTCCGGCGACGTCGGCTACGGCAAGACCGAGGTCGCGATCCGCGCCGCGTTCAAGGCGGTGCAGGACGGCAAGCAGGTCGTCATGCTCGTGCCGACGACGCTGCTCGTCCGCCAGCACATGGAGACGTTCCAGGAGCGCTTCGCCGGGTTCCCCGTGCACCTGCGCGCCCTGAGCCGGTTCCAGTCCGAGAAGGAATCCAAGGAGACCATCGCCGGGCTCGCCGACGGGACCGTCGACATCGTCATCGCGACCCACCGGATCCTGTCGCAGGGCATCACCTTCAAGGACGTCGGCCTCGTCATCATCGACGAGGAACAGCGGTTCGGCGTCGAGCACAAGGACCAGCTCAAGAAGTTCAAGACGAACGTCGACGTCCTGGCGATGTCGGCGACCCCGATCCCGCGGTCGCTCGAGATGGCCGTCACCGGCATCCGCGAGATGTCGACCCTGGCCACGCCACCAGAGGACCGCCACCCCATCCTGACCTTCGTCGGGCCGCAGTCCGACCTGCAGGTGGCCGCCGCGATCCGCCGCGAACTCCTGCGTGAGGGGCAGGTGTTCTACGTGCACAACCGCGTGAAGGACATCCAGGGCGTCGCCGCGCACCTGGCCGAGATCGTTCCGGACGCCCGCATCGCCGTGGCACACGGGCAGATGTCCGAGAGCACCCTCGAGCAGGTCATGGTCGACTTCTGGGAGCGTCGGTTCGACGTCCTCGTGTCGACGACGATCATCGAGACCGGGCTCGACATCGCGAACGCGAACACGCTCATCATCGACAAGGCCGACAAGTACGGGCTGTCCCAGCTCCACCAGCTGCGCGGTCGTGTCGGCCGTGGGCGGGAGCGCGGGTACGCGTACTTCCTGTACGACTCCGAGAAGCCCCTGTCCGAGACCGCGCAGGACCGCCTCGAGACGATCGCGGCGAACAACGAGCTCGGCGCGGGCATGCAGGTCGCCATGAAGGACCTCGAGATCCGTGGTGCCGGCAACCTGCTCGGTGGCGAGCAGTCCGGGCACATCGCGGGCGTCGGGTTCGACCTGTACCTCCGGATGATCGGCGAGGCCGTCTCGCAGTTCCGCGGCGACGTGGCCGAGGGGCAGACCGAGCTGCGGCTCGAGATCCCGGTCGACGCGCACATCCCCGAGGACTACGTCGAGTCCGAGCGGCTCCGGCTCGAGGCGTACCAGAAGCTGTCAGCGGCCTCGGCCCCGACGGCGCAGCAGGACGCCATCGACATGGTGCTCGACGAGCTCACCGACCGGTACGGGCAGCCGCCGCAGCCCGTGCAGACGCTGGTCGAGGTCTCCCGGCTCCGTCGCATGGCGCAGCAGGTCGGCCTGTCCGACGTGGTCGTCATGGGGTCGAACCTGCGCGTCGCGGGCAAGGAGCTCGCCGACTCGTCGCAGGTGCGGCTCAAGCGGATGTTCCCGGGCGCGAAGTGGTTCCCGCAGCAGAACGCGGCGAGCATCCCGATGCCGCGGCCGCACGACCAGGCGCTGCCGGACGACGCCCTGATCCGGTGGGTCGAGAGCATCCTGACCGCGGTCTACGGCGCGACGACGCCGGCGGAGGCGCCGGCCGCGTAAGGGGCGGCGATCTCCGACCCGGAACGACGTTCTCGATGTCGTACGACAACGAGGACGTCGTTCCGAGTCGGACCGCAGCCCGCTACTCGGTGTCCTCGGCCTCGGACAGCTCGCGGCGCGCACGGTACGCCCGTGCCCGCAGCGTGACGACGACCGCCGACGCGACGATGGCGATGCCGGACCCGACGAGCACGGCGAGTACGCCCTCGTCGAGGACCTCCTCGTTGCGGGCGAACGCGAGCTCGTTCATGAGCAGCGAGACGGTGAACCCGATCCCACCGAGCACCCCGACGGTGGCGATCGAGAAGAACGACAGCGACGAGCGGCCGGGCGAGCGGAAGATCCGCGTGGCGACGACGCCGAACAGCGTGATGCCGATGACCTTGCCGACGGGCAGCGCGATGACGACCGCCCAGAACGTGGGGGAGAGCTCGCTGATGCCGACCGAGGGGATGACGACCGCGGCCGAGACGAACGCGAACACCGGCAGCACGATCGCGTTCGACCACGGCTCGACGTGCTCGTGCAGGGTGTGGCCCGGTCGGCGGGGCAGCACGAGCCCGAGCGCGACGCCGGCGATCGTCGCGTGCACGCCCGAGTGGTGGACGAGCCACCAGGTGACGAGCCCGACCAGGACCATGGCCACGATCAGGAGCGTCTGACCGCGGCGCCCGGGCCGGAGCATCCGACCGAGCACCCAGAACACCGCGAGCGCGACGACCGCACCGCCGAGGGCCGCGAAGTCGGTGTCGTGCGCGAACACGACGGCGATGATGATGATCGCGATGAGGTCGTCGAGCACCGCGAGCGCGAGCAGGAACACCCGGATGCCGCTCGGCAGCCCACGACCGAACATCGCAAGGACACCGAGCGCGAACGCGATGTCGGTCGCCGTCGGGATCGGCCAGCCGTGCGTGTACGGGGTACCGGCGGTCACCAGCAGGAAGACGCCGGCCGGCACGAGCACGCCGCCGACCGCCGCGATCGCCGGCACGATCGCGGTCCCCGGGTTCGACAGCTCACCGTCGACGAGTTCCTGCTTCAGCTCGATCGCGACGAGCAGGAAGAAGACCGCGAGCAGTCCGTCGCTGACCCAGTGCGCGATCGACAGGTCGAGCCCGACGGCGCCGAGCGGCAGGTGCGCGTCGAGCAGGCGTTCGAGGCCGGGGCCGACGGGCGAGTTCGCGACGACCAGGCCGAGCACGGCGGCGGTCAGGAGCGCGATGGCGCTGAAGCGGGGCGAGCGGACGAGGGACGACATGGATCTCCGTCTCGAGGGGTCGGGTGAGTGTCCGTCGACCAGACTTCCCGACACACCACGACCAGCATACGTGGGTGAGACGATGGCGCGATGACCGCCGTACCGGACCTCGTCACCGTCGTCGACCGCCTGCTCGCCGAGGACGGGGGCTGCGTCTGGAACCGTGCGCAGACCCACGCCACGCTTGCGCGCTACGCGGTCGAGGAGTCCTACGAACTCGTCGACGCCATCGACGACGGCGACCCGGACGACGTCCGCGAGGAGCTCGGCGACGTCCTGTACCAGGTCGTCCTGCACGCCGGGATCGCCGAACGTGCGGGGGAGTTCACCCTCGAGGACGTCGCCGCCGGGGTCCGCGACAAGATGGTCCGTCGACACCCGCACGTGTTCGGCGACGAGACCGCGGACACCGTCGACGACGTCGTCCGGGTGTGGCGCGCGGCGAAGGCGGCCGAGAAGTCGGCCCGGACGAGCGTGCTGGACGGGGTCCCGCGCGCGATGCCGCCGCTGGAACGGGCCGTCAAGCTGCTGGAGCGCCTGGACGAGCACGGTGCTGCCGACGCGGCCGTCGCGTCCGTCGTGGCCGCCGACCGGGAGGCCCGTGACCCGTCCGCCACGCCCGCTGCGGCATCCGGAACGGAGACCGCTCGGGCATCGGTCGGGTCTCCGGCGCCGGCCGACGGGGCCGGGGCGGTGGACCCCACGTGGGGGATCGCGATGCTCGAGGAGATCACGAGGGCGGTGCACGACGGCATCGACCCGGTCGCGAGTCTCCGCGCCGCGGTCGCTGCGCTCGAGCACGCCGGCCGCGCCGCCGAGTGAGTGCGCGGGAGCTCGGGCGCCGCCTGCGGAAACGGAGAAGGGCGCCCTCCTAACCCGAAAAAGGAGGGCGCCCGTGAGCGGGTGGGCACACCCCCAGGGAGAGGTGTGCACGCAGAACCCGCTCGAGTCGCGGGGCACACTGCAGCACGGTGCCCACGCGATCGGTCCGGAGAGTGGATCAGGCACGCTCCGAACCGAGGTACTGAATGCAGTATGCCAGTAGAGCGCATGCCGCGCAACCCGGCGATGCGCATCTGCCAGACTTGACGCCATGGCGACGACCGTGACGGCACCCCGTGGCATGCGTGACTTCCTCCCCGCGGACAAGGCCCGACGCGAGCACGTGCTCGGTGTCGTCCGCGACGTCTACTCCCGGCACGGGTTCGACGAGATCGAGACCCCGGTGGTCGAGGACGCCGCGCGCCTGCACTCCGGGCTCGGCGGTGACAACGAGAAGCTGGCGTTCGCGGTCATGAAGCGCGGGCTCAGCACCGAGGACCTGCAGACGGCCCAGGCGCCCCTCGACCTCGCCGACCTCGGGCTCCGCTTCGACCTGACCGTGCCGCTCGCCCGGTTCTACGCGTCGCACCGCGCCGAGCTGCCGTCGGTGTTCCGATCGGTGCAGATCGCGCCGGTCTGGCGCGCCGAGCGTCCGCAGAAGGGGCGCTACCGCCAGTTCGTGCAGTGCGACATCGACATCCTCGGGGAGCCCGGGCAGCTGGCCGAGATCGAGCTCATCCGCGCCACGACCGCCGCCCTCGACGCACTCGGCGTGACCGGCACCACGATCCGCATCAACGACCGGCGGATCCTGCTGACCCTGCTGGCGTCGTGGGGCATCGCCGACCCGGCTGCCGCCGACCGCGCGCTCATCACGATCGACAAGCTCGACAAGATCGGTCCGGACGGCGTCGCCGCCGAACTCCGCAGCACCGTCGGGCAGGAGCTGCCGGGGCTCGAGGACACGATCCGCGCGCTCGAGGCCGCGGACTGGACCTCGGTCGAGGGGTCCGCGTGGCTCGACGCCGAGGCGTTCGCCGACCTCTTGCGCCTGCGCGAGGCCCTGCCCGGGGTCGACCTCCGCTTCGACCCGACGCTCGTACGCGGGATGGGCTACTACACCGGCACGATCTTCGAGGTCGCGCACCCCGACTTCGGCTACAGCCTGGGCGGCGGCGGTCGGTACGACGGCATGATCGGCCGGTTCCTCGGCCAGGACGTCCCTGCGGTCGGCTTCTCGCTCGGCTTCGAACGCCTGGTCGACCTCGTGACACTCCCGGAGTCCGCGGAGTCCGACGCCGTGGTGCTCGTCTACGACAAGGACGTCGACCCCGTCCGGCTCGCGGCCCTCAAGACCGAGGCGCTCGGGTCGCACCGACGCGTACGGCTCGAACGGCGCACCAAGAACACGAAGAACCTGCTCGCCGGTCTGGCCGCTCAGGGGTTCTCCGCCTTCGCGACCGTCGGCGCCGACACGACGTCGCTCGAGGGTGTGGAGTTCCGCCCGCTCGACTGAGTCGTCCACACCGGGCGTCACGGTCGACGTCGTGTTCACCTCGGCTCGCTAGGATCGGTCCCGCAAACACCACAACCAATGTGTAGGGAGTACCCCGTGGCCCTGATCGATGCCGTAGGCGCACGCGAAGTCCTCGATTCCCGAGGCAACCCGACGGTCGAGGTCGAGGTCCTCCTCGACGACGGCGTCGTGTCCCGCGCGCTCGTCCCCTCCGGTGCTTCCACCGGCGCGTTCGAGGCGTACGAACTCCGCGACGGCGATGCCTCGCGCTACGGCGGCAAGGGCGTGCTCAAGGCCGTCGACGCCGTCCTCGACGAGATCGGCCCGGCGCTCGAGGGCTTCGACGCCACCGACCAGCGCCTCGTCGACGCCGCGCTCATCGAGCTCGACGGAACCGAGAACAAGTCCCGCCTCGGCGCGAACTCGATCCTCGGCGCCTCGCTCGCCGTGGCCCGTGCCGCTGCCGACTCGGCCGACCTGCCGCTGTTCCGCTACCTCGGCGGCCCGAACGCGCACACGCTGCCCGTCCCGCTGATGAACGTCGTCAACGGTGGCGCCCACGCGGACACCAACGTCGACATCCAGGAGTTCTTCCTCGTGCCCTACGGCGCCGAGTCCTTCTCCGAGGCGCTCCGTTGGGGCGTCGAGACCTACCACGCCCTCAAGGGCGAGCTGAAGAAGCAGGGCCTCGCGACCGGCCTCGGCGACGAGGGCGGCTTCGCGCCGGAGCTCGCATCGAACCGTGCAGCGCTCGACTTCCTGCTGACCGCGATCGAGAAGGCCGGCTACACCCCGGGCAAGGACATCGCCGTCGGCCTCGACGTCGCGTCCACCGAGTTCTTCCACGACGGCAAGTACTCGTTCGAGGGCAAGCAGCTCTCGAGTCAGGAGTTCACCGCGTACTTCGCCGACCTCGTCGCGAACTACCCGCTCGTCACCATCGAGGACCCGCTGGCCGAGGACGACTGGGAGGGCTGGTCGCACCTGACCGCCGAGCTCGGCGACAAGGTCCAGATCGTCGGCGACGACCTGTTCGTCACCAACCCGAAGCGTCTGCAGCGGGGCATCGACGAGAAGGCCGCGAACTCGATCCTGGTGAAGGTCAACCAGATCGGCACGCTCACCGAGACCCTCGACGCGGTGTCGCTCGCGCACCGCCACGGCCTCACCTCCATCCTGTCGCACCGCTCGGGTGAGACCGAGGACACCACGATCGCGGACATCGCGGTCGCGGTCGACGGTGGTCAGATCAAGACCGGTGCACCGGCCCGTTCGGACCGCGTCGCCAAGTACAACCAGCTGCTCCGCATCGAGGAAGAGCTCGGCGACGCCGCGGTGTACGCCGGTCGCTCGGCCTTCCCGCGCGCCGCGTCGCTGTAGCCAGCCGCTCAGCAGTCCCCGTACCACCGAGACGCCGTCCTCCTCCGAGAGGACGGCGTCTCGTCGTGTGCGGACGTCGGCGAGACGCTGAGAGGGCGCCGAACGGCCGCGTGCCGAGCGTGCCCACCACGTCGGTCGGGTTATCGTCGGACCGTGCCCAGCCAGAAGCCCCGCGTCCGCCGCGTCCCCGTGGCGATGCCCGACGGCACCACGTCGGCGCAGCCCTGGTACCGCTCGATCCACTTCTCCGGCTTCAGCCTGCTCATGCTCGCGATCATCGTGCTCTTCGTCGTGGTGCTCGCGCCGTCGCTCCGCACGCTCATCCAGCAGCAGGAGCAGATCGCCCAGCAGCAGCGTGAGGTGGCGAGCCAGAAGGCCGACGTCACGCAGAAGAAGAAGGACGTCGCCCGCTGGGACGACCCCGCCTACATCGAGGCGCAGGCACGCGATCGCCTGCTCTACGTGTACCCGGGCGAGGAGAGCTACCTCGTGATGGGCGCCGAGAACCGCACGACCGAGACCGTGCCGACGACGGATTCCGGTACGCCGGTCAGCACCAAGGTCCAGACGCCGAAGGTGGACTGGGTGCAGGCGATGCTCTCCTCGGTGCTGCAGTCCGGGCTCACCGACGAGACCGCGGCCGACCTCGTGGCCCCGGACGTCTCGGGCACCGGCGAGAGCAAGTAGCGCCCGGCACCCGTCCGGCACGACGGTGCGCGGGGCACCGGGTCTCCGGTAGGCTCACGTTCCCGTGACGACCCCTCCCTTCGACCCGCCCTCCGACCGCGACGTCCAGGTCGTGTCGGCGCAGCTCGGCCGACCGGCACGCGACGTCATCGGGATCGCGGCACGGTGCGTCTGTGGCAACCCCACGGTCGTCTCCACGAAGCCCCGACTGTCGAACGGCACCCCGTTCCCGACGTTCTACTACCTGTGCCACCCCGCGGCCACCGCCGCGGTCAGCACCCTCGAGGCCAACCAGGTGATGCCGGGGCTGGCAGCACTGCTCGAGGACGACACCACTGCGGCCGCGTACCTCGCGGCCCACGAGTCCTACCTGGCCGATCGCGAGTCGATCGAGCACGTCGACGAGATCGTCGGCATCAGCGCCGGTGGCATGCCCACCCGCGTGAAGTGCCTGCACGCCCTCGTCGGTCACGCCCTCGCCGCCGGACCCGGCGTCAACCCCATCGGCGACCTCGCGCTCGAGCGCGCGGACTGGTCGCCCTCCCGGTGTGAGTGCCGGGCGTATGATGACGGTGCAGACGCTGGAGTCGGGGCGGGTGGCGGCGAAGTCTGACTCGACTCCGAAACCCCCATCCAAGGAGATCATCCCCCGTGCCCAAGATCCTCGTCGTCGGCGGCGGTTACGCCGGTTTCTACAC of the Curtobacterium sp. TC1 genome contains:
- a CDS encoding MazG family protein, which produces MTAVPDLVTVVDRLLAEDGGCVWNRAQTHATLARYAVEESYELVDAIDDGDPDDVREELGDVLYQVVLHAGIAERAGEFTLEDVAAGVRDKMVRRHPHVFGDETADTVDDVVRVWRAAKAAEKSARTSVLDGVPRAMPPLERAVKLLERLDEHGAADAAVASVVAADREARDPSATPAAASGTETARASVGSPAPADGAGAVDPTWGIAMLEEITRAVHDGIDPVASLRAAVAALEHAGRAAE
- the hisS gene encoding histidine--tRNA ligase, with protein sequence MATTVTAPRGMRDFLPADKARREHVLGVVRDVYSRHGFDEIETPVVEDAARLHSGLGGDNEKLAFAVMKRGLSTEDLQTAQAPLDLADLGLRFDLTVPLARFYASHRAELPSVFRSVQIAPVWRAERPQKGRYRQFVQCDIDILGEPGQLAEIELIRATTAALDALGVTGTTIRINDRRILLTLLASWGIADPAAADRALITIDKLDKIGPDGVAAELRSTVGQELPGLEDTIRALEAADWTSVEGSAWLDAEAFADLLRLREALPGVDLRFDPTLVRGMGYYTGTIFEVAHPDFGYSLGGGGRYDGMIGRFLGQDVPAVGFSLGFERLVDLVTLPESAESDAVVLVYDKDVDPVRLAALKTEALGSHRRVRLERRTKNTKNLLAGLAAQGFSAFATVGADTTSLEGVEFRPLD
- the eno gene encoding phosphopyruvate hydratase, translated to MALIDAVGAREVLDSRGNPTVEVEVLLDDGVVSRALVPSGASTGAFEAYELRDGDASRYGGKGVLKAVDAVLDEIGPALEGFDATDQRLVDAALIELDGTENKSRLGANSILGASLAVARAAADSADLPLFRYLGGPNAHTLPVPLMNVVNGGAHADTNVDIQEFFLVPYGAESFSEALRWGVETYHALKGELKKQGLATGLGDEGGFAPELASNRAALDFLLTAIEKAGYTPGKDIAVGLDVASTEFFHDGKYSFEGKQLSSQEFTAYFADLVANYPLVTIEDPLAEDDWEGWSHLTAELGDKVQIVGDDLFVTNPKRLQRGIDEKAANSILVKVNQIGTLTETLDAVSLAHRHGLTSILSHRSGETEDTTIADIAVAVDGGQIKTGAPARSDRVAKYNQLLRIEEELGDAAVYAGRSAFPRAASL
- a CDS encoding FtsB family cell division protein, whose translation is MPSQKPRVRRVPVAMPDGTTSAQPWYRSIHFSGFSLLMLAIIVLFVVVLAPSLRTLIQQQEQIAQQQREVASQKADVTQKKKDVARWDDPAYIEAQARDRLLYVYPGEESYLVMGAENRTTETVPTTDSGTPVSTKVQTPKVDWVQAMLSSVLQSGLTDETAADLVAPDVSGTGESK
- a CDS encoding DUF501 domain-containing protein — translated: MTTPPFDPPSDRDVQVVSAQLGRPARDVIGIAARCVCGNPTVVSTKPRLSNGTPFPTFYYLCHPAATAAVSTLEANQVMPGLAALLEDDTTAAAYLAAHESYLADRESIEHVDEIVGISAGGMPTRVKCLHALVGHALAAGPGVNPIGDLALERADWSPSRCECRAYDDGADAGVGAGGGEV